Proteins encoded together in one Falco biarmicus isolate bFalBia1 chromosome 4, bFalBia1.pri, whole genome shotgun sequence window:
- the NT5M gene encoding 5'(3')-deoxyribonucleotidase, mitochondrial, producing MILLSSFLHLRPRRCGPWAGLGRGLGPTAGSRRALRVLVDMDGVLADFEGGFLKKFRARYPDKPYIALEDRRGFWVSEQYGRLGPELSEKAISIWESKNFFIELDPLPGAVEAVKQMANLADTDVFICTSPIKKYRYCPYEKYAWVEKHFGPEFLEQIVLTRDKTVVSADLLIDDRPDITGAELNPSWEHVLFTACHNKHLQLKPPSRRLQSWTDDWKAILDSKRLPPGQAT from the exons ATGATTTTGCTGAGCAGCTTCTTGCACCTGCGGCCTCGGCGCTGCggcccctgggcagggctgggcagggggctcggCCCCACAGCGGGGTCCCGCAGGGCTCTGCGGGTGCTGGTGGACATGGACGGGGTGCTGGCCGACTTCGAGGGAGGCTTCCTCAAGAAGTTCAGGGCCAGGTACCCCGACAAGCCCTACATTGCCCTGGAGGACCGGAGGGGCTTCTGGGTGTCGGAGCAATACGGGCGCCTGGGACCTGAGCTGAGT GAGAAAGCCATCAGCATCTGGGAATCCAAGAACTTCTTCATCGAGCTGGACCCACTCCCCGGAGCTGTGGAAGCTGTAAAGCAAATGGCAAATTTGGCAGA CACCGACGTGTTCATCTGCACAAGCCCGATCAAGAAGTACCGCTACTGCCCTTACGAGAAG TACGCCTGGGTGGAGAAGCACTTCGGCCCCGAGTTTCTTGAGCAGATCGTTTTGACGCGAGACAAGACGGTGGTTTCTGCTGACCTGCTTATAGACGATAGACCTGATATAACAG GGGCTGAGCTGAACCCCAGCTGGGAGCATGTGCTCTTCACGGCCTGCCACAACAAGCACCTGCAGCTGAAGCCTCCCAGCCGCCGGCTGCAGTCCTGGACCGACGACTGGAAGGCCATTCTGGACAGCAAACGCCTGCCACCTGGCCAGGCCACCTAA